In Streptomyces durocortorensis, a genomic segment contains:
- the allB gene encoding allantoinase AllB, whose product MSGADVNLILRSTRVVTPEGTRPAAVAVAGGTIDAVLPHGTEVPAGARLEDFGDDVLLPGLVDTHVHVNDPGRTEWEGFYTATRAAAAGGITTLLDMPLNSLPPTTTVENLRIKQQVAAPKAHVDTGFWGGAIPSNVKDLRPLYEAGVFGFKCFLSPSGVEEFPELDQEQLARSMAEITGFGGLLIVHAEDPHHLAEAPQRPGPAYADFLASRPRDAENTAIEGLIAHAKRLDARVHVLHLSSSDALPLIAAAKREGVRVTVESCPHFLTLTAEEVPDGATEFKCCPPIREAANQDALWAGLADGTIDCVVSDHSPCTTDLKTPDFASAWGGISSLQLGLPAVWTEARRRGHSLDDVARWMSAAPAELAGLTRKGAIEAGRDADFAVLAPEATFTVDPAELFHRNQVTAYAGKTLHGVVRSSWLRGVRIASDGVLAEPTGRLLDRGQ is encoded by the coding sequence GCGTCGTCACCCCCGAGGGCACCCGCCCCGCGGCGGTCGCCGTCGCGGGCGGGACGATCGACGCGGTCCTGCCGCACGGCACCGAGGTGCCCGCGGGCGCCCGGCTGGAGGACTTCGGCGACGACGTCCTGCTGCCCGGCCTCGTCGACACCCACGTCCATGTGAACGACCCCGGCCGCACCGAGTGGGAGGGCTTCTACACCGCGACCCGCGCGGCCGCGGCGGGCGGTATCACCACGCTCCTGGACATGCCGCTCAACTCGCTGCCGCCCACCACCACCGTCGAGAACCTGCGGATCAAGCAGCAGGTCGCCGCCCCCAAGGCGCACGTCGACACCGGCTTCTGGGGCGGTGCGATCCCCTCCAACGTCAAGGACCTGCGCCCGCTGTACGAGGCCGGGGTCTTCGGGTTCAAGTGCTTCCTGTCGCCGTCGGGCGTCGAGGAGTTCCCGGAGCTGGACCAGGAGCAGCTGGCCCGTTCCATGGCCGAGATCACCGGCTTCGGCGGCCTGCTCATCGTGCACGCCGAGGACCCGCACCACCTGGCCGAGGCCCCGCAGCGCCCAGGGCCCGCCTACGCCGACTTCCTCGCCTCCCGCCCGCGCGACGCCGAGAACACCGCGATCGAAGGGCTCATCGCCCACGCCAAGCGGCTCGACGCCCGGGTCCACGTCCTGCACCTCTCCTCCAGCGACGCCCTGCCGCTGATCGCCGCCGCCAAGCGCGAGGGCGTCCGCGTCACCGTCGAGTCCTGCCCGCACTTCCTCACCCTCACCGCCGAGGAGGTCCCGGACGGGGCCACCGAGTTCAAGTGCTGCCCGCCCATCCGCGAGGCCGCCAACCAGGACGCCCTGTGGGCCGGGCTCGCCGACGGCACGATCGACTGCGTCGTCAGCGACCACTCGCCCTGCACCACCGACCTGAAGACCCCGGACTTCGCCTCCGCCTGGGGCGGGATCTCCTCCCTCCAGCTCGGCCTGCCCGCCGTCTGGACCGAAGCCCGCAGGCGCGGCCACTCCCTCGACGACGTCGCCCGCTGGATGTCCGCCGCCCCCGCCGAGCTCGCCGGGCTGACCCGCAAGGGCGCCATCGAGGCCGGGCGCGACGCCGACTTCGCGGTTCTCGCCCCCGAGGCGACCTTCACCGTCGACCCCGCCGAGCTCTTCCACCGCAACCAGGTCACCGCCTATGCCGGGAAGACCCTGCACGGCGTGGTCCGCTCCAGCTGGCTGCGCGGTGTCCGCATCGCCTCCGACGGCGTCCTCGCCGAGCCCACCGGCCGCCTCCTCGACCGCGGCCAGTGA
- the alc gene encoding allantoicase, whose protein sequence is MTDAAIPRFTGDADPYAGGDPYADHRTADFPFSHLVDLADRRLGAGVIAANDEFFAERENLLKPEPAVFDPEHFGHKGKIMDGWETRRRRGVSAAEPHPTADDHDWALVRLGAPGVIRGIVLDTAHFRGNYPQAVSVEAVSLPGSPSPEDLLAPDVKWTTLVPRTPVGGHAANGFAVDAEQRFTHLRVNQHPDGGIARLRVYGEVAPDPAWLGALGTFDLAALENGGQVEDASDRFYSPATNTIQPGRSRKMDDGWETRRRRDTGNDWIRYRLAAQSEIRAVEIDTAYLKGNSAGWASLSVRDGESGDWTEVLPRTRLQPDTNHRFVLEGPVRATHVTIDIFPDGGISRLRLYGSLTDEGATGLAARHRELGG, encoded by the coding sequence ATGACGGACGCCGCGATACCCCGCTTCACCGGTGACGCCGACCCGTACGCGGGAGGCGACCCCTACGCCGACCACCGCACGGCCGACTTTCCCTTCTCCCACCTCGTGGACCTGGCCGACCGTCGCCTCGGGGCCGGGGTCATCGCCGCCAACGACGAGTTCTTCGCCGAGCGCGAGAACCTGCTCAAGCCCGAGCCCGCCGTCTTCGACCCGGAGCACTTCGGGCACAAGGGCAAGATCATGGACGGCTGGGAGACCCGCCGCCGACGTGGGGTCAGCGCGGCCGAACCGCACCCCACCGCCGACGACCACGACTGGGCCCTCGTCCGCCTCGGCGCGCCCGGCGTCATCCGGGGCATCGTCCTGGACACCGCCCACTTCCGCGGCAACTACCCGCAGGCCGTCTCCGTCGAGGCCGTGTCCCTGCCCGGCTCCCCGTCCCCCGAGGACCTCCTCGCCCCCGACGTGAAGTGGACGACGCTCGTCCCGCGCACGCCGGTCGGCGGCCACGCGGCAAACGGGTTCGCCGTCGACGCCGAGCAGCGCTTCACCCACCTGCGGGTCAACCAGCACCCCGACGGCGGGATCGCCCGGCTGCGCGTCTACGGCGAGGTCGCCCCGGACCCGGCCTGGCTCGGCGCCCTCGGCACGTTCGACCTCGCCGCCCTGGAGAACGGCGGCCAGGTCGAGGACGCCTCCGACCGCTTCTACTCCCCGGCCACCAACACCATCCAGCCCGGCCGCTCCCGCAAGATGGACGACGGCTGGGAGACCCGCCGTCGGCGCGACACGGGCAACGACTGGATCCGCTACCGCCTCGCCGCCCAGTCCGAGATCCGGGCCGTCGAGATCGACACCGCCTACCTCAAGGGCAACTCCGCGGGCTGGGCGAGCCTTTCGGTACGGGACGGGGAGAGCGGCGACTGGACCGAGGTCCTGCCCCGGACCCGGCTCCAGCCCGACACCAACCACCGCTTCGTGCTGGAGGGGCCGGTGCGTGCCACCCACGTCACGATCGACATCTTCCCGGACGGCGGGATCTCCCGGCTCCGGCTGTACGGATCGCTCACGGACGAGGGCGCGACGGGGCTGGCGGCCCGTCACCGCGAGCTCGGGGGCTGA
- a CDS encoding putative quinol monooxygenase, which produces MIFIAVKFTALVAERDNWLPRLEGFTVATRSEPGNVFFDWSYSVENPNEFVLLEAFADAAAGEAHVNSDHFKAAIETMSEMVAEVPEIINVEVEGTGWSRMAEVTPRNR; this is translated from the coding sequence ATGATCTTCATCGCCGTCAAGTTCACCGCCCTCGTCGCCGAGCGCGACAACTGGCTCCCCAGGCTGGAGGGCTTCACCGTCGCCACCCGCAGCGAGCCCGGCAACGTCTTCTTCGACTGGTCCTACAGCGTGGAGAACCCCAACGAGTTCGTCCTCCTGGAGGCCTTCGCCGACGCGGCGGCCGGGGAAGCACACGTGAACTCCGACCACTTCAAGGCGGCGATCGAGACGATGTCGGAGATGGTGGCCGAGGTCCCCGAGATCATCAATGTCGAGGTGGAAGGCACCGGCTGGTCCCGGATGGCGGAGGTCACCCCGCGCAACCGCTGA
- a CDS encoding aldo/keto reductase — protein sequence MSGTPVHALNDGTEIPAVGLGTYPLDDEAAEEAVAGALELGYRLVDTALNYGNETGTGRGIVRSGVPRQDVFVTTKVPGRHQGYEETLASFEESRARLGVEYVDLYLIHWPLPRVDKYVDTWKAMIRLREDGLVRSIGVSNFTAAHLERLERETGVLPSVNQIEMHPLLPQEELRAVHAAKGVVTEAWSPLARGREVLDDPSTVAIAEDHGVTPGQVVLRWHTQLGAVPIPKSADPGRQRENLDLFGFELSAQELTTIASGRQRRFGGDPESHEEF from the coding sequence ATGTCCGGCACACCGGTTCACGCGCTCAACGACGGCACCGAGATCCCGGCGGTGGGGCTCGGCACCTACCCGCTGGACGACGAGGCCGCCGAGGAGGCCGTCGCCGGGGCCCTGGAGCTCGGCTACCGGCTGGTCGACACGGCCCTGAACTACGGCAACGAGACCGGCACCGGGCGGGGCATCGTCCGCAGCGGCGTCCCCCGCCAGGACGTCTTCGTCACCACGAAGGTCCCCGGCCGCCACCAGGGGTACGAGGAGACCCTCGCCTCGTTCGAGGAGTCACGGGCCCGCCTGGGCGTCGAGTACGTCGACCTCTACCTGATCCACTGGCCGCTCCCCCGCGTCGACAAGTACGTGGACACCTGGAAGGCGATGATCAGGCTCCGCGAGGACGGCCTCGTCCGCTCCATCGGCGTATCCAACTTCACCGCCGCTCATCTGGAGCGGCTGGAGCGGGAGACGGGCGTGCTGCCCTCGGTGAACCAGATCGAGATGCATCCCCTGCTCCCGCAGGAGGAACTGCGGGCGGTGCACGCGGCGAAGGGCGTCGTCACGGAGGCCTGGAGCCCGCTGGCCCGGGGACGCGAGGTGCTGGACGACCCCTCGACCGTGGCGATCGCGGAGGACCACGGGGTGACCCCCGGCCAGGTGGTGCTGCGCTGGCACACCCAGCTGGGGGCGGTGCCGATCCCGAAGTCGGCGGACCCGGGGCGGCAGCGCGAGAACCTCGACCTGTTCGGATTCGAGCTGAGCGCCCAGGAGCTGACGACGATCGCGTCCGGGCGGCAGCGGCGCTTCGGCGGCGACCCGGAATCGCACGAGGAGTTCTGA
- a CDS encoding SDR family NAD(P)-dependent oxidoreductase — translation MSSTLSTSVSPRAALVTGGSRGIGAATALRLAQDGVDVAVTYVQDEAAARAVVAKIEAFGRRGVALRCDAADAGAAAGAVDRAADALGRLDVLVNNAGIGVLGPISTLAGPEVDRVLAVNVRAVFLACRAAAERMADGGRIVSVGTALSRYAGGPGGTLYALSKSALAGLTKPLARELGPRGITVNLVQPGPVDTDLNPADGPFAEGQRAATALGRFGTVDEVASLVAYLASPDAAFITGTEVVVDGGHAA, via the coding sequence ATGTCCAGCACCCTTTCCACCAGCGTTTCCCCGCGGGCCGCGCTCGTCACCGGCGGCAGCCGGGGCATCGGCGCCGCGACCGCGCTGCGGCTCGCCCAGGACGGCGTGGACGTCGCGGTCACCTATGTCCAGGACGAGGCGGCGGCCCGCGCGGTCGTCGCGAAGATCGAGGCCTTCGGCCGCCGCGGTGTCGCCCTGCGCTGCGACGCCGCGGACGCCGGTGCCGCCGCCGGAGCCGTGGACCGGGCGGCGGACGCGCTCGGCCGGCTCGACGTCCTGGTCAACAACGCGGGCATCGGCGTCCTCGGCCCGATCTCCACGCTCGCCGGGCCGGAGGTGGACCGGGTGCTGGCCGTGAACGTGCGGGCGGTGTTCCTCGCCTGCCGGGCGGCGGCGGAGCGGATGGCCGACGGCGGCCGTATCGTCTCCGTCGGCACCGCGCTGAGCCGGTACGCGGGCGGGCCGGGCGGCACGCTCTACGCCCTGAGCAAGTCCGCCCTGGCCGGGCTGACCAAGCCGCTGGCCCGGGAACTGGGGCCGCGCGGCATCACGGTGAACCTGGTCCAGCCCGGGCCGGTCGACACCGATCTCAACCCGGCCGACGGACCGTTCGCCGAGGGCCAGCGCGCGGCCACGGCCCTGGGCCGGTTCGGGACGGTGGACGAGGTCGCCTCGCTGGTCGCGTATCTCGCGAGCCCGGACGCGGCCTTCATCACCGGGACCGAGGTCGTCGTGGACGGCGGCCACGCGGCCTGA
- a CDS encoding dihydrofolate reductase family protein, whose translation MAELTLTAFLTLDGVYQAPGGVDEDTSGGFAYGGWVFPYADEDMGAFMEEVFRRPAAFLLGRRTYDIFAAYWPKVTEEDDLIAAGLNELPKYVVSSTLRDPQWQGTTVLDGDLVTEVTRLKEQTRGGELQVHGSGQLARALHEAGLIDTYRLLVFPVLLGAGRRLFGEGGAPTALEPTSARTTSSGIAIQTYRRGGPARFGTIGE comes from the coding sequence ATGGCCGAGCTGACACTCACCGCGTTCCTGACCCTGGACGGCGTGTACCAGGCACCCGGCGGTGTCGACGAGGACACCAGCGGGGGCTTCGCGTACGGGGGATGGGTCTTCCCGTACGCCGACGAGGACATGGGCGCGTTCATGGAGGAGGTGTTCCGGCGCCCCGCGGCCTTCCTGCTCGGCCGGCGCACCTATGACATCTTCGCCGCGTACTGGCCGAAGGTCACCGAGGAGGACGACCTCATCGCCGCCGGACTCAACGAGCTGCCCAAGTACGTCGTCTCCTCGACGCTCCGGGACCCGCAGTGGCAGGGCACGACCGTGCTCGACGGCGACCTCGTCACGGAGGTCACCCGCCTCAAGGAGCAGACGCGGGGCGGTGAGCTTCAGGTGCACGGCAGCGGGCAGCTCGCCCGGGCCCTGCACGAGGCGGGGCTGATCGACACCTACCGCCTGCTCGTCTTCCCGGTCCTCCTCGGCGCGGGGCGGCGGCTCTTCGGCGAGGGCGGCGCCCCGACGGCCCTGGAGCCGACCTCGGCCCGCACCACGTCGAGCGGCATCGCGATCCAGACGTACCGGCGCGGCGGCCCGGCGCGGTTCGGCACCATCGGCGAATGA
- a CDS encoding TetR/AcrR family transcriptional regulator, translating into MVLVRADGRVERGNQTRRTVLGRAVQIASVEGLEGLSLGRLATELGLSKSGVFALFGSKEELQLATVRAAVAVYVDHVLRPTRSVPPGLRRVWRLCEAWTAYSRERVFRGGCFFYAATAEFDARSGKVHDALASAQTGWVTFVEQTIDEARAAGELAPDTDVRQLAFEVIAFLELANAESVLQNNNLGYDKAARSILGRLRRAATDPTLLPDTPHQPDSPMA; encoded by the coding sequence ATGGTGTTGGTCAGGGCGGACGGGCGGGTCGAGCGGGGGAACCAGACCCGGCGGACGGTTCTGGGGCGAGCGGTGCAGATCGCCTCGGTCGAGGGTCTTGAAGGGCTGTCGCTGGGACGGCTGGCGACCGAGCTGGGGCTGAGCAAGAGCGGCGTGTTCGCCCTCTTCGGCTCGAAGGAGGAACTCCAGCTGGCCACCGTGCGGGCCGCGGTGGCCGTCTACGTCGACCATGTGCTGCGCCCCACCCGCTCGGTGCCCCCGGGGCTCCGCCGGGTCTGGCGGCTGTGCGAGGCGTGGACCGCGTACTCCCGCGAGCGGGTCTTCCGGGGCGGTTGCTTCTTCTACGCCGCCACCGCCGAGTTCGACGCCCGCAGCGGCAAGGTGCACGACGCCCTGGCGTCCGCGCAGACGGGCTGGGTCACGTTCGTGGAGCAGACGATCGACGAGGCGAGGGCCGCCGGGGAACTGGCCCCGGACACCGACGTGCGCCAGCTGGCGTTCGAGGTCATCGCCTTCCTGGAGCTGGCCAACGCCGAATCGGTGCTCCAGAACAACAACCTCGGCTACGACAAGGCGGCCCGGTCCATCCTGGGACGGCTGCGGAGGGCGGCGACGGACCCGACGCTGCTACCGGACACGCCGCACCAGCCGGACTCGCCCATGGCGTAG
- a CDS encoding DMT family transporter — MSAVAVPDLATPRRAWAADLPVLAVAVVWGASYLAAKGITTAHTVIAVLVLRFAIVLPVLVATGWRRLRALTLPQWRGAGLLGLVLSGVFLLETYGVVHTSATNAGLIISLTMIFTPLAEAAVTRVRPSGGFVAAAGLSVAGVVLLTQGGGFTSPSTGDLLMLLAALARTAYVLAMARIKAVRGADSLSLTTVQLGSAVAVFAVLAAVPGTGASPWSAAADFGPREWAGLVFLSVFCTLFAFFVQMWSVRRTSPSRVSLLLGTEPLWAAAVGISLGGERLGVVGVAGAVLVLAGTAWGRRSVDRDRGGA, encoded by the coding sequence GTGTCCGCTGTCGCCGTGCCCGACCTCGCAACCCCGCGCCGCGCCTGGGCCGCCGACCTGCCGGTGCTCGCCGTCGCCGTCGTGTGGGGAGCCAGCTACCTCGCCGCCAAGGGCATCACCACCGCGCACACCGTCATAGCCGTCCTCGTCCTGCGCTTCGCGATCGTGCTGCCGGTGCTCGTGGCGACCGGATGGCGCAGGCTGCGGGCGCTGACCCTCCCGCAGTGGCGGGGTGCCGGACTGCTGGGCCTGGTGCTGAGCGGGGTCTTTCTGCTGGAGACGTACGGGGTGGTGCACACCTCCGCCACCAACGCCGGGCTGATCATCAGCCTCACCATGATCTTCACGCCGCTCGCCGAGGCCGCGGTCACCCGCGTCCGGCCGTCCGGGGGCTTCGTCGCGGCGGCCGGGCTCTCGGTGGCGGGGGTGGTGCTGCTGACCCAGGGCGGCGGGTTCACCAGCCCCTCGACCGGTGATCTGCTGATGCTGCTCGCCGCCCTCGCCCGGACCGCGTACGTTCTGGCGATGGCCCGCATCAAGGCGGTCCGGGGCGCCGACTCGCTCTCCCTGACCACCGTCCAGCTCGGCAGCGCGGTCGCGGTCTTCGCCGTCCTCGCCGCCGTCCCGGGGACCGGCGCCTCGCCCTGGAGCGCGGCGGCGGACTTCGGCCCCCGGGAATGGGCGGGCCTGGTCTTCCTCTCGGTGTTCTGCACGCTGTTCGCGTTCTTCGTGCAGATGTGGTCCGTACGCCGCACCTCGCCGTCCCGGGTCAGCCTGCTGCTCGGTACGGAACCGCTGTGGGCCGCCGCCGTCGGGATCAGCCTGGGCGGGGAGCGGCTGGGCGTCGTCGGGGTGGCCGGTGCGGTCCTCGTCCTGGCGGGCACCGCGTGGGGCCGGCGCAGCGTGGACCGGGATCGCGGCGGGGCGTGA
- a CDS encoding sensor histidine kinase, whose product MTRTEYRWLLPSAMADPELPGDRARARRTVRDWVVDIVAFLSAAFIGMLALAAVDADETTADVVVFVDSVVGAAACCALWLRRRWPVGLAVSLTVLSVVEPVAAGAMLVALFSLAVHRPLKPTLIVGAGALLAVPVQPLLRPDPQTGFLVSVLFGVMLILLALSWGMGVRSRRQLVVTLHERAHRAEAEAELRAEQAQRLAREAIAREMHDVLAHRLTLLSVHAGALEFRPDAPAAQIGRAAGVIRDSAHEALQDLREIIGVLRGPGDTDEGERPQPTLTSLDALIDESRLAGMKVALDNRVTDPQGAPAATGRTVYRIAQECLTNARKHAPGTEVTVTVTGGPGEGLTIAVANPAPVEPFERVPGSGQGLIGLTERATLAGGGLEHGPTKDGGFAVRARLPWPAG is encoded by the coding sequence ATGACGCGCACCGAGTACCGCTGGCTGCTCCCCTCGGCGATGGCCGACCCCGAGCTGCCCGGCGACCGGGCCCGGGCGCGCCGGACCGTGCGGGACTGGGTCGTCGACATCGTGGCCTTCCTCTCCGCCGCGTTCATCGGCATGCTCGCCCTCGCCGCGGTCGACGCCGACGAGACCACGGCGGACGTGGTGGTGTTCGTGGACTCCGTGGTGGGCGCGGCGGCCTGCTGCGCGCTCTGGCTCCGGCGGCGCTGGCCCGTCGGGCTCGCCGTGTCCCTGACCGTCCTCTCCGTCGTCGAGCCCGTCGCCGCCGGAGCGATGCTGGTCGCCCTGTTCAGCCTGGCCGTCCACCGCCCCCTCAAGCCGACGCTGATCGTCGGCGCGGGCGCACTGCTCGCGGTGCCCGTCCAGCCCCTCCTGCGCCCCGACCCGCAGACCGGTTTCCTCGTCTCGGTCCTCTTCGGGGTCATGCTGATCCTGTTGGCGCTCAGCTGGGGGATGGGCGTACGGTCGCGGCGTCAGCTCGTCGTGACCCTCCACGAGAGGGCCCACCGCGCCGAGGCGGAGGCGGAGCTGCGCGCCGAGCAGGCTCAGCGCCTCGCCCGGGAGGCCATCGCCCGCGAGATGCACGACGTCCTGGCCCACCGCCTCACCCTGCTCAGCGTGCACGCCGGGGCGCTGGAATTCCGGCCCGACGCCCCCGCGGCCCAGATCGGCCGGGCCGCCGGGGTCATCCGGGACAGCGCCCACGAGGCGCTCCAGGACCTCCGCGAGATCATCGGCGTCCTGCGCGGCCCCGGCGACACCGACGAGGGCGAGCGCCCGCAGCCCACCCTCACCAGTCTGGACGCCCTCATCGACGAGTCCCGGCTCGCGGGCATGAAGGTCGCCCTCGACAACCGGGTCACCGATCCGCAGGGCGCCCCCGCCGCCACCGGCCGCACGGTCTACCGCATCGCGCAGGAATGCCTGACCAACGCCCGCAAGCACGCCCCCGGCACCGAGGTCACCGTCACCGTGACCGGCGGCCCCGGCGAAGGCCTCACCATCGCGGTGGCGAACCCGGCCCCCGTCGAACCCTTCGAACGCGTCCCCGGCTCCGGCCAGGGGCTCATCGGCCTCACCGAACGTGCCACCCTGGCCGGGGGCGGTCTGGAGCACGGCCCGACGAAGGACGGCGGATTCGCGGTCCGCGCCCGGCTGCCGTGGCCCGCGGGATGA